TTCGCCGCTGGATATGGAGCATGTTATGAAAGTGCCCTTGCCAATGTAGCACGTAAAGCAGGTGTGAAGTTGGAGAATGTGGTGGTTACAAGTAACGTATCCATTGGTAAAGACCCTGCGGATGACGGTTTCCAATTATCTGTTCGCTTGGACGTGAGTATGCCTGGTGTGGATCACAGTCAAGCAGAAGATCTGGCCCGCAAGGCACACGATTTCTGTCCATATTCCAAAGCGACACGTGGCAACATTGATGTTGTTTTAAACGTAGTCTAAGATTTGACTCCCGGCAAGTAAAGGGGAACATATAGAGCAGGGTATCCCAGATACCTGATGTTCGACTACAAAGCCCTGCTGGCAATCGGCAGGGTTTTGTGTTGATTATAATATAAGGACAGGATGCAGGAGATCAGATGCCAGATCGCGTACTTTTTACATAATTGCACTCCCACTTCATGCTACACATTCCATAAAGGGGGAACGAAGATGAGTATTGAAGAGATGATTGAGCGTCGATTTGTATGTACAAAATGCAGGGGCACGGATTGTAACATTAAGGAAGTTTCCATGTCAGGAGCAGGCCTGAGCAAGATGTTCGATATACAACATAACCACTACCTGTTTGTTGCTTGTGCTTCCTGCGGCTATGTTGAAGTATTTGATCCGGATGTTTTGAAAGGTAAAAAACAAGGGCAGGTAGGGACGATTCTGGATATTCTGTTTGGCGGGTAGACATGCGCGAGTTGACATTGAACTGAATTTTCTTTAATATAACTTAGTACTGAGTAGTGTCATTGCATGAACCAAATTTGAATTAAACAGGTGATATCCATGTCTTATAGACCGCGTATTGCAGATTTAGAATTAGCTTATGGTAACAAGGAAGACGGATTGTACGAATTCAAAATGAATTTGGTAGACGGTACAAAATGCCGTGTATTCTACTCCCGTTCTCCGGAATGGAAGATGACCAATATCAGCCGTCTGCAGA
The window above is part of the Paenibacillus sp. 1781tsa1 genome. Proteins encoded here:
- a CDS encoding organic hydroperoxide resistance protein, translating into MEALYTAVATVKGGRTGSVASSDGVLKHDLKMPKELGGPGGEGTNPEQLFAAGYGACYESALANVARKAGVKLENVVVTSNVSIGKDPADDGFQLSVRLDVSMPGVDHSQAEDLARKAHDFCPYSKATRGNIDVVLNVV
- a CDS encoding zinc ribbon domain-containing protein → MSIEEMIERRFVCTKCRGTDCNIKEVSMSGAGLSKMFDIQHNHYLFVACASCGYVEVFDPDVLKGKKQGQVGTILDILFGG